A genome region from Candidatus Methylacidiphilales bacterium includes the following:
- a CDS encoding PIN domain-containing protein, with the protein MTFLDTGILVGAVLHSHPRHTVCIKGIEASARPFTNAHALAETFSTLTGFYKVPTDAATELTLGLKDSITVEALERVDYETAIREAQSRGVMGGGIYDSLHATFARRKKASWIVTLNPSHFQHVAPDMKILMP; encoded by the coding sequence ATGACTTTCCTCGATACCGGAATTCTCGTCGGAGCGGTTTTGCATTCGCACCCCCGGCACACGGTCTGCATCAAGGGAATCGAGGCGTCTGCGCGTCCGTTCACCAATGCGCACGCGCTGGCGGAGACATTCTCCACGCTCACCGGCTTTTATAAGGTGCCGACGGACGCCGCGACAGAGCTCACACTTGGACTGAAAGATTCCATCACAGTGGAAGCTTTGGAGCGGGTTGACTATGAAACAGCCATTCGCGAGGCACAAAGCCGCGGTGTGATGGGAGGGGGCATTTACGATTCCTTGCACGCGACATTCGCCCGGCGGAAAAAGGCATCCTGGATCGTGACACTCAACCCCTCGCACTTTCAGCATGTCGCTCCTGACATGAAAATTCTGATGCCTTAA